One window of Jatrophihabitans sp. genomic DNA carries:
- a CDS encoding flavodoxin family protein — protein sequence MRDRCTVAIAYHSRSGHTAVLAEAVRAGVEETGARAVVVRVDLIDDAQWAELDAADAIVFGAPTFMGTASAAFHVFAESTAGRWAARAWRDKLAAGFTIAGAMSGDKLHTLQYFTILAAQHGMHWVNLDLLPGWSSTRGSIQDLNRLGITLGAGAQVNTDEGPEAVSQADADTALHLGKRVAEVAGAFADTRARQPSETVARPLRHSAHSTAGLFGQKRDVTTRPSSLFKES from the coding sequence ATGAGAGACCGCTGCACCGTCGCGATCGCCTACCACTCCCGTTCCGGGCACACCGCGGTCCTGGCCGAGGCAGTGCGCGCCGGTGTGGAGGAGACCGGCGCCCGGGCCGTGGTGGTCCGGGTGGACCTGATCGACGACGCGCAGTGGGCCGAGCTCGACGCCGCCGACGCCATCGTCTTCGGAGCGCCGACGTTCATGGGAACGGCCTCTGCCGCATTCCACGTCTTCGCCGAGTCGACGGCCGGTCGCTGGGCCGCTCGGGCGTGGCGCGACAAGCTCGCTGCCGGCTTCACCATCGCCGGGGCCATGAGCGGTGACAAGCTGCACACCCTGCAGTACTTCACGATTCTGGCCGCCCAGCACGGCATGCATTGGGTGAACCTCGACCTGCTGCCCGGCTGGAGCTCCACCCGGGGCTCGATCCAGGACTTGAACCGGCTCGGCATCACCCTCGGCGCCGGCGCCCAGGTCAACACCGATGAGGGTCCGGAAGCGGTGTCCCAGGCTGACGCCGACACCGCGCTGCACCTCGGCAAGCGCGTCGCCGAGGTGGCCGGCGCCTTCGCCGACACCCGGGCTCGGCAGCCCAGCGAAACCGTCGCACGTCCGCTCCGGCACAGCGCCCACAGCACCGCAGGGTTGTTCGGACAGAAGAGGGACGTCACCACCAGGCCGTCCTCGCTCTTTAAGGAATCGTGA
- a CDS encoding response regulator transcription factor, protein MTLDSHVYPGLEQSIQQLTALVVIKNDLVRHGIASMLGAVATVGDVCTCASEEEAIAKLATHRPDVVLCHGTGPAALPLMQAVLTHSAQMVLLLEDLDLAAIDETIMLNAHGFLMQDDATVEVLQAAMDRLAVGGMLLPSELARALMTRVAGASRIAPPICLTSREREVLGLLAQGLSNKQIARRMDISEHGVKRHVTNLLAKLNAPNRTLAVAVAIQDGLIPQGD, encoded by the coding sequence ATGACACTTGACAGCCACGTCTACCCCGGGCTCGAGCAGAGCATCCAGCAGCTCACCGCGCTCGTGGTCATCAAGAACGACCTGGTGCGCCACGGCATCGCCAGCATGCTCGGCGCCGTGGCCACCGTCGGCGACGTCTGCACGTGCGCCAGCGAGGAGGAGGCCATCGCCAAGCTCGCCACCCACCGTCCGGATGTCGTCCTGTGCCACGGCACCGGACCGGCCGCGCTACCCCTCATGCAGGCCGTGCTCACGCACAGCGCCCAGATGGTGCTGCTGCTTGAAGACCTGGACCTGGCCGCCATCGACGAGACGATCATGCTCAACGCGCACGGTTTTCTCATGCAGGACGACGCCACGGTCGAGGTCCTGCAGGCCGCGATGGACCGGCTCGCGGTCGGAGGCATGCTGCTGCCCAGCGAGCTGGCCCGCGCGCTGATGACCCGGGTGGCCGGCGCGTCACGCATCGCACCACCCATCTGCCTGACCTCACGGGAGCGCGAGGTGCTCGGCCTGCTGGCCCAGGGCCTGAGCAACAAGCAGATCGCCCGGCGGATGGACATCTCCGAGCACGGGGTCAAGCGGCACGTGACGAACCTGCTCGCCAAGCTCAACGCGCCCAACCGCACGCTCGCCGTAGCCGTCGCGATTCAGGATGGGCTGATCCCGCAAGGGGACTGA
- a CDS encoding transposase codes for MSGLLFASLSRSDQRRNGMQYLQGLLEVEGRKSIRNIATAANAQANEQSLHHFINSSTWDWRTVRRALAEYLLRTASPQAWVACPMVIPITGSHTVGVDRRFVPALGQTLNVQQAIGVWSASDQLSSPISWRLHLSQAWLRDASRRNRAAIPDHVPAESLVDCTIAAILDVAQNWNLPVRPVVFDGCDADAVKIIRRLEAVRVPMLARISGNMPLSVAEPSLVGLIAQPLTASQILAGSRDLRRLVAWTDEHSETVKRTSVVSAVRVRIPARYPRPRHGERGAGRGEMILIGAGVPGRRWPTEYWLTDVVDAPLSTLFRLSRLLDRVERDTTEIGDQVGIRDFRGRSFDGWHRHVTLASSAHAIAALSRRAERASCVS; via the coding sequence ATGTCGGGTTTGTTATTTGCTTCCCTTTCTCGCAGCGACCAGCGCCGTAATGGGATGCAATATCTGCAGGGTCTGCTCGAAGTAGAGGGTCGCAAGTCGATTCGAAATATCGCGACCGCTGCCAACGCTCAGGCCAACGAGCAGAGCCTGCACCATTTCATCAACAGCTCGACGTGGGATTGGCGGACCGTCCGGCGCGCGCTGGCGGAGTACCTGCTGCGCACGGCCTCGCCGCAGGCGTGGGTCGCGTGCCCGATGGTCATTCCGATCACCGGCAGCCACACGGTGGGGGTGGACCGGCGCTTCGTGCCCGCGCTCGGGCAGACGCTCAACGTTCAGCAGGCCATCGGCGTCTGGTCGGCCTCAGACCAGCTGAGCAGCCCGATATCGTGGCGGCTGCACCTGTCGCAGGCCTGGCTGCGCGACGCCTCCCGCCGCAACAGGGCTGCGATCCCCGATCATGTCCCCGCCGAGTCCCTGGTCGACTGCACGATCGCGGCCATCCTGGACGTGGCGCAGAACTGGAACCTGCCGGTCCGTCCGGTCGTCTTCGACGGCTGCGACGCGGACGCGGTGAAGATCATCCGCAGGCTTGAGGCCGTGCGGGTGCCGATGCTGGCGCGGATCAGCGGCAATATGCCGCTGAGCGTCGCCGAGCCCTCGCTGGTCGGCCTGATCGCTCAGCCGTTGACTGCCAGCCAGATCCTGGCCGGTTCCAGGGATCTGCGACGTCTGGTGGCCTGGACCGACGAGCACTCCGAAACGGTCAAGCGAACCAGTGTGGTGAGCGCCGTGCGCGTCCGGATACCCGCGCGTTACCCCCGTCCCAGGCACGGCGAGCGCGGCGCCGGCCGTGGCGAGATGATCCTCATCGGCGCCGGCGTGCCCGGCCGCCGTTGGCCCACCGAGTACTGGCTGACCGACGTGGTCGACGCGCCGCTCAGCACGCTGTTCCGGCTGAGCCGGCTGCTGGACCGGGTAGAACGCGACACCACCGAGATCGGCGATCAGGTCGGCATCCGCGACTTCCGCGGGCGTTCCTTCGACGGCTGGCACCGGCACGTGACACTGGCCTCCTCAGCGCACGCCATCGCCGCGCTGTCCCGGCGTGCCGAGCGCGCCAGTTGCGTTTCCTGA
- a CDS encoding NADPH:quinone reductase → MRAAYITSFGPAESIRHGELPAPAPGPTDVLVDVHYSTVNPVDTFVRSGLFPSPPIFPLVISRDLVGVVAAVGDSSTGFAVGDWVWCNSLGYGGRQGAAAEQAVVSAERLYHLPEGVPAAEAVAVIHPGATAYLALNTHGRLRAGETVLVAGAAGNVGAALVVQAVQAGATVIATARDCDADYCRSLGASEVLDYRQPDLAGQLRRLSPPGVDVFVDTSGVNDLATAVDALAHRGRIVLLAGARSRPVLPAGTLYMKDGSIRGFAISHATSAELAEAARRLNQLMATGLLRARAIEQAPLADAAQAHRSVEDGRLHGRRTVLRILT, encoded by the coding sequence GTGCGCGCTGCCTACATCACCTCCTTCGGACCCGCGGAGTCCATCCGGCACGGAGAGCTGCCCGCGCCTGCACCCGGTCCCACCGACGTGCTCGTCGATGTGCACTACAGCACCGTCAATCCAGTGGACACGTTCGTGCGTTCAGGGCTCTTCCCCAGCCCGCCGATCTTTCCACTGGTCATAAGCCGCGACCTGGTCGGCGTCGTCGCCGCGGTCGGCGACTCGTCGACCGGCTTCGCCGTCGGCGACTGGGTCTGGTGCAACAGCCTCGGCTACGGGGGCCGGCAAGGCGCCGCGGCCGAACAGGCCGTCGTGAGCGCCGAACGGCTCTATCACCTGCCCGAAGGAGTCCCCGCCGCCGAGGCGGTCGCCGTCATCCATCCGGGCGCCACCGCTTACCTCGCGCTCAACACCCACGGCCGGCTCCGGGCCGGTGAGACGGTTCTGGTGGCCGGAGCGGCCGGCAACGTCGGCGCCGCGCTGGTGGTGCAGGCGGTCCAGGCCGGGGCAACGGTCATAGCCACCGCTCGGGACTGCGACGCCGACTACTGCCGGTCCCTCGGCGCCTCGGAAGTGCTCGACTACCGCCAGCCGGATCTGGCCGGCCAGCTGCGTCGGCTGAGCCCACCTGGCGTGGACGTGTTCGTCGACACCTCGGGCGTCAACGACCTGGCCACCGCCGTGGACGCCCTTGCGCACCGGGGCCGGATCGTGCTGCTGGCCGGCGCCCGCAGCCGTCCCGTCCTTCCGGCTGGAACGCTGTACATGAAGGACGGGTCCATCCGCGGTTTCGCGATCTCCCATGCCACGTCGGCGGAGTTGGCCGAGGCCGCGCGTCGGCTCAATCAGCTGATGGCGACCGGCCTGCTACGGGCACGGGCGATCGAGCAGGCGCCGTTGGCCGACGCCGCGCAGGCGCATCGGAGCGTGGAGGACGGCCGGCTGCACGGCCGGCGGACCGTGCTGCGCATCCTCACCTGA